In Streptomyces qaidamensis, one DNA window encodes the following:
- a CDS encoding F0F1 ATP synthase subunit epsilon has product MAAELHVALVAADREVWSGQATLVVARTTSGDIGVMPGHQPLLGVLESGPVTIRTSEGGTVVAAVHGGFISFADDKLSLLAEVAELSDEIDVQRAEQELERAKAEDDAEAQRRADVRLRAATAAR; this is encoded by the coding sequence TTGGCTGCTGAGCTGCACGTCGCGCTGGTCGCGGCCGACCGTGAGGTCTGGTCCGGCCAGGCCACCCTGGTCGTCGCGCGCACCACGTCCGGCGACATCGGCGTCATGCCCGGTCACCAGCCGCTGCTCGGTGTGCTGGAGTCGGGCCCGGTGACCATCCGTACGAGTGAGGGCGGGACGGTCGTCGCCGCGGTCCACGGCGGATTCATCTCGTTCGCGGACGACAAGCTCTCGCTGCTGGCGGAAGTCGCCGAGCTGTCGGACGAGATCGATGTCCAGCGCGCGGAGCAGGAGCTCGAGCGCGCGAAGGCGGAGGACGACGCGGAGGCCCAGCGCCGCGCGGACGTCCGGCTGCGGGCTGCCACGGCGGCGCGCTGA
- a CDS encoding DUF2550 domain-containing protein, giving the protein MVLALTVCGIVVALVVVGLFVFGLRRRLIQRSGGTFDASLRWDTPEEGDRSGKGWAYGVARYNGDRVEWYRVFSYSPRPRRVLERSAIEVAGRRVPEGEEELALLSDHVILTCLHRGTRLELAMSEDALTGFLAWLEAAPPGQRVNVA; this is encoded by the coding sequence ATGGTCCTCGCTCTGACTGTGTGCGGAATCGTGGTGGCCCTCGTGGTGGTGGGCCTGTTCGTCTTCGGTCTGCGCCGCCGGCTGATCCAGCGCTCGGGCGGCACCTTCGACGCCAGCCTGCGCTGGGACACCCCGGAGGAGGGCGACCGGAGCGGCAAGGGCTGGGCGTACGGGGTGGCCCGCTACAACGGTGACCGCGTCGAGTGGTACCGCGTCTTCTCGTACTCGCCGCGTCCGCGCCGTGTCCTGGAGCGGTCCGCGATCGAGGTCGCCGGCCGCCGCGTCCCGGAGGGCGAGGAGGAGCTGGCGCTGCTCTCCGACCATGTGATCCTGACCTGTCTGCACCGGGGCACGCGTCTCGAACTCGCGATGAGCGAAGACGCGCTGACCGGTTTCCTCGCGTGGCTCGAAGCAGCCCCGCCCGGTCAGCGCGTCAACGTCGCCTAG
- a CDS encoding glycoside hydrolase family 18 chitinase, with amino-acid sequence MRFRHRAAAGFATLLLPLAGLVGLASPAQAATSATATYAKTQDWGSGFEGKWTVKNTGTTALSSWTVEWDFPSGTSVTSSWDADVTSSGTHWTAKNKSWNGTLAPGASVSFGFNGSGSGSPANCKLNGGSCDGGTTEPGDSAPSAPGTPTASDITDTSVKLSWSAATDDKGVKNYDVLRDGSKVATVTGTSYTGTGLTAGTDYSYSVQARDTADQTGPVSGAVRVRTTGGTTEPPTGDKVKLGYFTEWGVYGRNYHVKNLVTSGSASKITHINYAFGNVKNGQCTVDDTYAAYDKAYTADQSVSGTADTWDQPLRGNFNQLRQLKAKYPHIKVLYSFGGWTYSGGFGQAAQNAAAFAKSCKAVVEDPRWADVFDGIDIDWEYPNACGLTCDTSGPAAFRNLSQALRAEFGPNYLVTAAITADGSSGGKIDAADYGGAAQYLDWYNVMTYDYFGAFDKDGPTAPHSPLTSYPGIPQAGFNSADAIAKLKAKGVPAKKLLLGIGFYGRGWTGVTQSAPGGSATGAAPGTYEAGIEDYKILKNSCPATGTVAGTAYAHCGSNWWSYDTPATIAGKMSWAKNQGLGGAFFWEFSGDTANGELATAIDSGLK; translated from the coding sequence ATGCGCTTCAGACACAGAGCCGCGGCAGGGTTCGCGACCCTGTTGCTCCCGCTGGCCGGCCTTGTCGGCCTGGCGAGCCCGGCCCAGGCCGCGACGTCCGCCACCGCAACCTACGCCAAGACCCAGGACTGGGGCTCCGGCTTCGAGGGCAAGTGGACGGTGAAGAACACCGGCACCACCGCCCTCAGCTCCTGGACCGTCGAGTGGGACTTCCCCTCCGGTACGTCCGTCACCTCCTCCTGGGACGCCGACGTGACCTCCTCCGGCACCCACTGGACCGCGAAGAACAAGTCCTGGAACGGCACCCTCGCCCCCGGCGCCTCGGTCTCCTTCGGCTTCAACGGCAGCGGCTCCGGCTCCCCCGCCAACTGCAAGCTCAACGGCGGCAGCTGCGACGGCGGCACCACGGAGCCCGGCGACAGCGCGCCGAGCGCCCCCGGCACCCCGACCGCCTCGGACATCACCGACACCTCGGTGAAGCTGTCCTGGTCCGCCGCCACCGACGACAAGGGCGTCAAGAACTACGACGTCCTGCGCGACGGCTCCAAGGTCGCCACCGTGACGGGCACGTCGTACACCGGCACCGGCCTCACCGCCGGCACCGACTACTCCTACTCCGTCCAGGCCCGGGACACCGCCGACCAGACCGGCCCGGTCAGCGGTGCCGTCCGGGTCCGCACCACCGGCGGCACCACCGAGCCGCCCACCGGCGACAAGGTCAAGCTCGGCTACTTCACCGAGTGGGGCGTCTACGGCCGCAACTACCACGTCAAGAACCTGGTGACCTCGGGCTCGGCGTCGAAGATCACCCACATCAACTACGCCTTCGGCAACGTCAAGAACGGCCAGTGCACCGTCGACGACACCTACGCCGCCTACGACAAGGCCTACACCGCCGATCAGTCCGTCAGCGGCACCGCCGACACCTGGGACCAGCCGCTGCGCGGCAACTTCAACCAGCTGCGCCAGCTGAAGGCGAAGTACCCGCACATCAAGGTGCTGTACTCCTTCGGCGGCTGGACCTACTCGGGCGGCTTCGGCCAGGCCGCGCAGAACGCGGCCGCGTTCGCCAAGTCCTGCAAGGCCGTCGTCGAGGACCCGCGCTGGGCCGACGTCTTCGACGGCATCGACATCGACTGGGAGTACCCGAACGCCTGCGGCCTGACCTGCGACACCTCGGGCCCGGCGGCCTTCAGGAACCTCTCCCAGGCCCTGCGTGCCGAGTTCGGCCCGAACTACCTGGTCACCGCGGCCATCACCGCCGACGGCTCGTCCGGCGGCAAGATCGACGCGGCCGACTACGGCGGTGCAGCTCAGTACCTCGACTGGTACAACGTGATGACGTACGACTACTTCGGCGCCTTCGACAAGGACGGCCCGACCGCCCCGCACTCCCCGCTCACGTCCTACCCGGGGATCCCGCAGGCGGGCTTCAACTCGGCCGACGCGATCGCCAAGCTCAAGGCCAAGGGCGTTCCGGCCAAGAAGCTGCTGCTCGGCATCGGCTTCTACGGCCGTGGCTGGACCGGCGTCACCCAGTCCGCCCCGGGCGGATCGGCGACCGGCGCGGCTCCGGGCACGTACGAGGCGGGCATCGAGGACTACAAGATCCTGAAGAACTCCTGCCCGGCCACCGGCACCGTCGCCGGCACGGCCTACGCGCACTGCGGCAGCAACTGGTGGTCGTACGACACCCCGGCGACCATCGCGGGCAAGATGAGCTGGGCCAAGAACCAGGGGCTCGGCGGCGCGTTCTTCTGGGAGTTCAGCGGTGACACCGCGAACGGAGAGCTGGCGACCGCCATCGACAGCGGCCTGAAGTAG
- a CDS encoding response regulator, with the protein MIRVLVADDQSAVRAGLVLILRSAPDIEVIGEAADGEQAVALARELRPDLVLMDVQMPRLDGVSATRQVVAERLADVLVLTTFDLDEYVFGALRAGASGFLLKNTEAAELLEAVRTVARGEGLIAPAVTRRLIAEFAAKPAREPAADPAVLEHLTRREREVLSCLGQGLSNAGIAERLDMAEATVKTHVSRLLGKLELRSRVQAAVLAQELGV; encoded by the coding sequence ATGATCCGCGTCCTGGTCGCCGACGACCAGTCCGCCGTCCGCGCCGGGCTCGTCCTCATCCTGCGCAGCGCACCCGACATCGAGGTGATCGGCGAGGCGGCGGACGGCGAGCAGGCGGTGGCGCTGGCCCGCGAGCTGCGGCCGGACCTGGTGCTGATGGACGTTCAGATGCCGCGTCTTGACGGGGTGTCGGCGACCCGGCAGGTCGTCGCGGAGCGGCTCGCCGATGTGCTGGTGCTGACCACCTTCGACCTCGACGAGTACGTCTTCGGGGCGCTGCGGGCGGGCGCGTCCGGCTTCCTGCTGAAGAACACCGAGGCGGCGGAGCTGCTGGAGGCCGTGCGGACGGTCGCCCGTGGGGAGGGGCTGATCGCCCCGGCGGTCACGCGGCGACTGATCGCGGAGTTCGCCGCGAAGCCCGCCCGGGAGCCCGCGGCCGATCCGGCGGTGCTCGAACATCTGACCCGGCGGGAGCGCGAGGTGCTGTCCTGCCTCGGCCAGGGTCTGTCCAACGCGGGCATCGCGGAGCGGCTCGACATGGCCGAGGCGACCGTGAAAACCCACGTCAGCAGGCTGCTGGGGAAGCTGGAGCTGCGGAGCCGGGTGCAAGCCGCCGTGCTGGCGCAGGAGTTGGGTGTCTGA
- a CDS encoding sensor histidine kinase — translation MAVRLPRPRRFDVYVALGGLLGGLLLWGVGLATRPHTEAYVILPGRWPLLLPLVVMAGCELLRRSAPRAALLIGTPAIVLDTVTQGNLVTILMYTDLMYAAVLYGPPASAHRIPRITGLLSVAAAAVPFAIWREPEALLIGVITGLVSFGPAATGLIVRNHRDAAEAARLRAEQTALLAEMDRTQAVTAERARMARELHDMVANHLSAIAIHSTAALSLDDPKTSQEALVVIRENSVEGLAEMRRLIGILRDSSGDMEPSAAPTLDGLGALVEGARTNGLDVALDAERSEVPTPVELAAYRIVQESLTNALKHAAPGRVTVSLARRDGSLVVSVTSPYGDRDAPRAPGSGAGLVGMRERVALLDGTFEAAPEDSPEGKIWVVRATLPVSHSPEGDTA, via the coding sequence CCCCGCCGTTTCGACGTCTACGTCGCGCTGGGCGGCCTGCTCGGCGGGCTGCTGCTGTGGGGCGTCGGCCTGGCCACCCGGCCGCACACCGAGGCGTACGTCATCCTGCCCGGGCGCTGGCCGCTTCTGCTGCCGCTCGTCGTCATGGCGGGCTGCGAGCTGCTGCGCCGGAGCGCTCCCCGCGCCGCTCTGCTGATCGGCACGCCCGCGATCGTCCTGGACACCGTCACCCAGGGCAACCTGGTCACGATCCTGATGTACACCGATCTGATGTACGCGGCCGTCCTGTACGGCCCGCCCGCGTCGGCCCACCGCATCCCGCGGATCACCGGGCTGCTCTCGGTGGCCGCCGCGGCGGTGCCGTTCGCGATCTGGCGCGAGCCCGAGGCGCTGCTGATCGGCGTGATCACCGGCCTCGTGTCCTTCGGCCCCGCCGCGACCGGCCTGATCGTGCGCAACCACCGCGACGCGGCCGAGGCGGCCCGGCTGCGCGCCGAACAGACCGCGCTGCTCGCCGAGATGGACCGCACCCAGGCGGTCACCGCCGAACGTGCCCGGATGGCCCGCGAGCTGCACGACATGGTCGCCAACCACCTGTCCGCGATCGCCATCCACTCCACCGCCGCGCTGTCCCTCGACGACCCGAAGACCTCTCAGGAGGCGCTCGTGGTCATCCGCGAGAACAGCGTGGAGGGGCTCGCCGAGATGCGGCGGCTGATCGGCATCCTGCGCGACAGCAGCGGCGACATGGAACCGTCCGCCGCTCCCACGCTCGACGGTCTCGGCGCGCTGGTGGAAGGCGCCCGCACCAACGGCCTCGACGTCGCCCTCGACGCCGAACGGAGCGAGGTGCCCACACCCGTGGAGCTCGCCGCCTACCGCATCGTGCAGGAGTCGCTGACCAACGCGCTCAAGCACGCCGCCCCGGGCCGGGTCACCGTGTCCCTCGCCCGGCGGGACGGCTCCCTCGTGGTCAGCGTGACCAGCCCCTACGGGGACCGGGACGCCCCGCGCGCCCCCGGCTCCGGCGCGGGTCTGGTCGGCATGAGAGAACGGGTGGCCCTGCTGGACGGCACGTTCGAAGCCGCCCCCGAGGACTCGCCCGAGGGCAAGATCTGGGTGGTACGCGCCACCCTCCCCGTCAGCCACAGCCCCGAAGGAGACACCGCATGA